From Clostridium sp. SY8519:
ATGCCAAGAGGGGAGGAGCAACGAGCAAGCCATTCTTTGGTGATGAGCTCTGGGACAGGATCCTGAACCGACTTGTTCTCAAACCGTTCTCGGGAATCTTTGATAAGTTGATCCTCGATGCTGAGTTTTACATTTTCAAAGAGCTTCCAACGTCTATCATCCGGAAGATGAAGCAGCAGTATCTGAGTTCTGCCCTGGTACTCATATTTATCAAGGACTTTGAAATGTGCATTGTTTCTGGCAACAAACAGCCCCCAGTTTGTACCGTGCTCAAATTCACCGAAGTCAGCCATGTGGTTAGACAGAATAGCATATCTGTGAGTGGTCACCATTCCCATGACACGGCTGCTGGCATCCGTAAAACCGCGTTCCATGATGATTGTCTGTGGCTCGTATTTTTTTGCGCAGACAGGGGGAAGATTCACATCACGGACATACATTGTAAGGCCTGGCAAGATCTCATTTATTAAATCCTCAAACAGTTTAATATCAATATCGGGAGTCATAGGAACCTCCTTTCTGCTGATTAGAGCTTATTGACAATACCGGTGAAGTCAGGTCGTCATCGAAGGAGTATTTGAATTCTGGAAGGGACACGACAACACGTTCCTGAGTTCGTGTTTCATAAAGCTCTGTAAAATCAAGTTTTTTGAGCGCTATGTTCAGGAAAGCTACAGATTTCTTCTTTGGTAGCAGAGGCATGAACGCGTAATCAATATTTTTATAGGGCTTTACAAAACCAGTGAAAGAACCATTCTCAACATATTCGCGCTCCGAGTCTTCGATCATGGCAATTTCTTTAGTCGTACCGTCAGAGCTTGAAAACTCTTTATACTCGATATCGTTTCGGATGTAATGCTTTGTCCATTTTCCTTCAAATGCTGTGGCGTTTATCAAGCAGGCCAACATATCTTTCATCTGAGCTGTTGAAAGAATGATCTGATCTGCCATATCATTCATCCTCGCTTTCTTCGTCGTTATTGATAAATATGGTTTGACCTTCGAGAAGCGGAACAATCATTTCCATTGCTCCATCGTTTACTTCCTTTTCACGAAGCTGTCCTACGAGCGTATAAAGTTCAGGG
This genomic window contains:
- a CDS encoding serpin family protein; protein product: MADQIILSTAQMKDMLACLINATAFEGKWTKHYIRNDIEYKEFSSSDGTTKEIAMIEDSEREYVENGSFTGFVKPYKNIDYAFMPLLPKKKSVAFLNIALKKLDFTELYETRTQERVVVSLPEFKYSFDDDLTSPVLSISSNQQKGGSYDSRY